The nucleotide sequence CGTGAACCTTATCTAACGTAAAGTAAAAATAGTTATCAGCTAGCTTGCGGAATATGCTAAATTCACATGTTGTGCACAAGCTACCCGAGCCAAAATTTTTCTTACAAGCTCTACTCACCAGAAAACGTATGCAAAGTCGGCTACGCATGGTTAAAAGGCCACTAGATGACATTATGCACGTACAAGGGCTTTCAAAACAATGGACCGACTTCACCTTCAGCTTTCCAGTGCTGCCAACACctctagccaatcagagccGGGGAGGTGTGTTCTGGCGTCATAGTAAAACAGTGCATTCTGGACAATGTTGTCTCTTCGCGAAAGCTGGCGCTGTATGGCGTTTTTATGCCACCGCGTATTTTATGAATAGGTAAACAAATTAAACGATTTACCTCTGCCCCCCCAAACTGCCTTATATTATGTAGTAAATAGTCATGTACACATTTAGCCTACATTTCTATGAAATATTGTATTGAGCAAAGCTGAATATAAAACttcattatattaaaaaaaatgtaggcctattaaaaatacatttcagattcACTGCATTATTCTTAGGGAATACCTGACTATTTACAactatgtattattattattattattattattattattattattattattattattattattataaactttTTGTTAAACTCAAGATCACAGTGAACATTTGGCTGATTTTATTCCACTGTGAGGCAGTGGATCCACTGAATGTTTGTTATTTGCATGACTGAACTAGTGAACTCATCTCATTCACCAATGTATGGACTTACTTTATAAgtttgttctaataaagattataattataatgcaaGATACGAATCAGAATCGGCAGCATGAATTGGATTTTCTGAAAGTTCAAAGATCAATCAGTACAAACAAAATTTTCCACGTTTTTGGATACTTCTCAGTGACCTCATAGTGTCCTATTTCCAACAGTAAATCAATATCCATGGATGTGGTGACCTTTCTACAAAGTAGATAAGAGACAATATTTACTTTCTCTTGTACATACCGTTTACAAAAGATATTATATCTAGATGAAAACATTGTCATGCTTCATTGTAGAGTATTTTtgctagctttttttttttttttggaaagttgtATCAGCATGCAAGCACAAGTATACACAGAAAGGTATTCCTGGCACCAAATCCTTTGAATTGAGCCCACAAATTGCTCAGGCAATACCAAGACATGAGTGAATGTCATGGAAAGTTCCTGAAGATTATTTTTCAGAGTTTGTAGAAAGGATTCGGAagctacattttaaatatcaatgCTGGCACAGATCAAAAGTCTGTCAGTTTCTGTCCATCCCTTGGCGAAATgttatatgaatgaatgaacagccCAGGAATAAGGAATTACACATGTACTCTTGGGCAGGcaacacttttttcccccacacaaaATTACTTTATCAATTTGAGCTTCCCTCTTCACAGCttgagataaaaaaatatatatgttctTGCTTCCTGAGGTGGATGCAGTGTAATGCCCAAGGTCTGGGATCAAATCCTGACTTTGCCAGCATTGACTGTGGCTGAGATTCAGGTCAGCACGAACACAATCAGTTGTTGGTAGGGGATTCTTTGCATCATCTCAGTGACGTACAATGGCAAGTGACCTATTCACTTCGGAAATTACTCGATTTACACAAATTAGGCTACTTGAAGAGAGCAGTCTTCTGAACATAATATCTACAGCTCAGCTTGGGGACTGCAGAGTTAAATTAAGCTGTGGCTGGCTGCATGATGTTCAGAGAACAAACGTTCTGAGCTCGCTCTAAGACTAGTATATTGTAGCTttcggtccgccggagaggcggattgatctcagctgcgccggctggtggagaaaGCATACGCACCTGAGTTGCGTTATCTAATCAGCCCatgtgcttaaaggtgtgctgatctccacagttcggggccgaccgggagctaacaccgGGAGCGCATTATGATTTTCGTTTCGTTTCGTTTTATTTTGAGGAGGAAAGTAAAGAGAAGTAATCCTCAgttgggatgctggaggagctggacatGGCCGGGAAGCAGGCGAACTGAAaagttattttgtctttgttattttaacttattttagctaattgtttttgcccggaacccgtgagggggaagggtgaagtggtccgtttattttatttcgtctttgtgtgggtgcgctctctctctccatgttgCCAGGTACTGTCGCATGTCCCTGCCCGGTGTGTCACGTGTGGCGTGTGACATCTGCAGGAATAGTTCATACAATAgacacatgcaaaacacacatgcattcaaaaGAAGTTTGACTGCCATTCACTGTGTGATTTGAAGGTTGCAATAGAAGATACTGGTATGGAGACAACACTTTCTATATcttgtatctgttcaaccaacactGCTTGTTCATGTCAGATGTGCAGATGTAGGCTAGGGCAGATTTGTGTTTGTCTTGCACTGTTACTCAATGAATGCATCTGTCAGTGTGTTGCccattgcatatttttgttttgaataacaAATGCACAATGTTTTGAGCATCCATTTGATGCTCACTTCTGCTAATCTCGTCTTCTGAAAATCATTGATAAACCTCTGGAAGACAAAAtctatacaaaaaatgtttaaaaaaaaaaagtgcattacCTTTGCATTTTGCAATACATCAATTAGGTTCTGACGAAccactacatacagtacatcccTGTAACCCAGTCAACTGAAACACCCAGCAGTCTCTGCATATTGAAGGAAATTGTTTGGGGAGTCTTCCTTGTCACTCTCAAGCACCTGTGCtgtaggttttttaaaatttattattcatttaagatTAAATGAATGTCATATCTGTCACAGTGGGGGGCCTCTAGTGGCGCAGTCCGTAGAGCGCTATCCACATGCTCCACATTCGAACCGCGACGTCGGCCTTTAAAATCCGGCCACCGGCCTTTGTCgtacgtctctccctctctctcctcccaatTCTTCCTGTCTCCTTACACTGTTCTAtccaaataaagctgaaaaagcccccccaatttttttttttttttatttatttatttttttttttttaagtactgtgAGGCCCTTCATTTATTGAATGATCAAGAGACATTTGTTGTTGGAAAAACATCTTTATTGGATGTCTGATTCCATTTATAGTCACAGTAcaacttattttgttttattaatcatAATATTGTTCATCAGAATACATACATAGCTTAAGAGTACTGATAATCAGCCTGATTGTTGCAGTCTAACCATTCATTGTTCAAATAACCAGGCTCCAGCCTCCTAAAGCGATAGTTGTACGCACTCTGCTTGGCCCCCTCAGACAAATATAAGAATCctgtttggggggaaaaaaagataaattacttaaagagagagagatgaatttGACCTGGGCATGAATGTCTGCCAGGCCAGAAAAAATGTCAGCCTTAGTGTAAGCCTCTTCTATTCATTGCATTTGACTACATACTGTATAGTATACTTACCATAGAACTCAAAGGCAGCATCCACCTTTGAACCAATTCCACGGAAATCCTTAGCGATGTATCTGGGATATCCACGGTCCATTCTGCCTCTCCTTTCATTAAAGCTGCAACAAGATTTTCAgcagaggctttttttttcaaaagtcaaatgcctttttaatttgcatacatttctAAATCACGTTTAACAAGTACAGTACATTAGCTATTCATCCATAACCCACGTGCTCACCTCCAGTAtttgttttgaacaaaaaaGAGGGTTCTTCCCGACCATGGCACGTGGAGTGCTGAGTCTATTTTAGTCACCGATGAGGGGAAGCCAAATTTAGAAATGGGCTTGGGATAGCTAGGGAGAATGGTTTCCCCTCTGACTCCCCAGTACTGGCCACCTGCACTCAGAAAGGTTTCAGTTCAGAGAAAAGTCATGCCATGTGGAGTGATGAATAAGGGGCTGAACATGTAACCACATGACAATAGGATCAAATTGTAGTTTTAAACAAGGCACTCAAACTGAACTGCTTCAGAAAATGTCAATCCGTACACTGCAGATAGGTCGCAACATCACGTGAACTTTGTTAAGTTAACCAAATCAATGGCATACACATGAAGGATAATGTTGATATTAGGTTtcgtaaacatttttaaatgatggatGTGTGTGAAAAGCAATTGACACAAGTTACTGTGTGTAAACATACCACTGAAAAGAAAGGCTACATTTTTCCTTCTGTATTCATATGCAGCATCCACAGAAGAAATAGGAGGCCAAGTGGACTTCACAGTGTTCAAACTGATGTCTTCATAGTAGCTATTTCTCTTCCAGTAGTACCTAACACATAATCAGATATATGGCAAACTCTCTGGACAAGAAAGTGTTTCACTAAAACAGATGGTGAATAGGtaagatatattttttgaaaagaaaaatatgcagTAAAATGCTCTACATGAACATGCATTGTCATGAGTATGAGCTAATACAGGAAGATCACGTCATCACACACTcaaagtgaatgcataaatgtCTGTCCTGACAAAActccaaattcaaaatgaaagacaTTCAGATAGTcagaagtgaaaatgaaacttTTCTCAGACAATTGTGGAGTCCTTTCTTTGCCCAgaatgcaattatttaaaacagaacATGGAATGCAGATTTCACAACTCACTTTTTCATTGAATAGGCATAGGattgttttttcaaataatgttaGATAGGTTAATTATGCAGTACACACCCATCTTTGAAGAAGTAAAGTGCATCCATAATGCTGGTAGCAGCATCAAAAACCAGGTCTGGGTCACACTGTTCTGGTTTGGGCCCTGGTTTAGGCTCCGGCGTGGGCTTTGGTTTAGGCCCCGGCGTGGGCTCTGGTTTAAGATTTGGTGTGGGCTCCGGCTTAGGTTTGGGAGTCCGAACACCTGTAGAGGTAAGGAGAGGAATATATTGTAGTTCTCGCATTCTGTCCATACTACATTGTCTCTACGTTGCATACTTTATCACAACGCTGTTACAGACAGTACAACAGTTACCATATAAAGCTTGGACTCCCAGTCTGTCATCTCGTGGTAGCTTGTACCCTCTTGTGTCCACATATTTATAGTTGGGGTACATCAGAGCAGTGCGGTCTCTTGAATGGTCCAGACCTAGAGCATGGCCAAACTCATGGGCAGCCACCAACAGCAGATTAATTCCTGCACACAGATTTATGCCGTTAAAAATGGAAAGACATTACATGGGAGAACTGGAGATCTGAGTTATCTAACCCAGCGCTATGCAATTTCTGCACCTCTCTGGGTCAGGGTCCATTTCTCATCATCGTCAAAGTGTGTGTCTCCACCTACACCCTGCCCAGGAGACATGGCATGGGCCAGAACTCCACTGGGACCATCGAAGGGAGAGGAGTCGCCATGATCTGAATGTGAAGCAGAGGGAATTGTATGGTTTAGTGAACCCTAGCAAGAGGTATGTTTGgtatgatatattttttttttttcgaactCACATCCTCCTTTAAACAGGATCATGATGTCTGCTGTGCCACTGTTGATTTGCTGGAAGTCCAAAGGAATTACATCACTGTACAGCTTGAATGCCTGGGAGATGGTGGCATCCACCTCCTTCTGGTTCAGGTGTCGTGTGTACTGGGTTATTCTGTGAGAAGCAAagcatgaaatgtattttttttatttttaaaaacagtatttaTTCTGTGGCAGACTACAGACTGGTGCAGTTTttacagagtgagaaagaaatgaaacagcACCTATATGTAACCTTGCTCTTCTCCCATTTAGGGCTTCCCGAAAAGTGTTGGTATCTGCTGACGTCAGAGACCCCACAGCGCGGCTTGCTCATCAACTCCAGAGTGTTGGAGTCCAGTTTCCCAGTCACCTCCAGGCCAAAGAATTCCTGCATTGATTGAAGCCTCTCCGTAAAGTTGGTCGGTCCTATTCCTCTGCCTTTTGAACCGCTGGATCCAACAACTGGAAAGAACTGGGACAGGTAGTGCTGGAAAAAAGGTAtgacaagaaaataattatttatgcagATGCTGCCAAAAGTCATCCGTGCAATTACAGTTTATTTAGGCCTTGTTTGGCCTTTAAATGATTGCCAAGCAGATTAGATGAGCTGGTGTTTCAGTACGATTTCAAAATGGAATGGCAGGTGTTCTTCTGCCACGTTTACTCAAATGGCATGGTGCAATGCATATAATCTACTTTTGCAATGCATGAATGATCCATTGTGATAATCTTTTATCTAATGCTGATATAAGGCAATGTTGTGTTACTGCATACTGATGTGGGTGGTAGTGTGGTGAAGTGGATATGCATTTGTGCAAGAAGATTGCTGGTTTGTTTCCCAAGAGGACCACTGCCACTTCGGcatgtccttgagcaaggtacacaACCAGAATTCTTTCAAAAAGTAGAAAGATCAACACACGTAAATTCTTACATGACTTTCTCTGCGTGTTTGATAAGCAAATGAATCATAAAAATAGCACAGAAGTAAAAATTAAGTATGGCAGTTTCGCATCGACCAAATAAAAGTTGTTCAGTCTGAACAGaagtttatttttgaattatttttatatgatgtattaatcaatcaatcaatcaatcaataaaccTTTATTTCATCTTGAGAAACCATTGAAGAAGAATCTTCTTTTACAATGATGTCGAGTTACAGAGATTGaaactttaaaacatttagtGTAAAAAGAATTGCAAGTTAGTTAAGtgcaacagaaattaaaaattagaaattaaaaatcaatcaacatttaaaCAGAGAATCGCTctgtattttattacaaatgtaaGGGGCATTATAACTGAAGGCAATTTTTCCAAGGTCGGTTTTTTCACTGGCCGTACATGTCGGATAAGCCTGCTTTGAGAATACGTGCTATCACTTACTGGATTAAAAGAGACTAGATCTATAGTGGCTGTTTAttcaatattgttttaaaaataaataaacaaataaataaaaatgataaatactgATACTCTTCTTACTGATGGAGAGGACCACCCAACCTTTGCCTACAAGAGACAATGGTGTGTGTTATAGCTGTCACTGGTGATAATCCTAAATGCTGAGTGGTAAACAGTATCTAGTGGAGTCAGAGTAGTAGCAACAGAGCAACCATAGATTATATCACCATAATCAAGTACAGATAAAAATTGTGATTctactattttttttctatggaGCCTGGGAAAACAGAACTTATTTCAGTATTGAAAGCCTAATTGTGTCTGCAGTTTTGCAACTAGTTTGTTAACATGAAATTTAAAACTTAGTTTATCATCAACCCAGATTTCTAGATATTTATATTGATCGACTCTCTCTATTCTATTTAAAGAATAGATACCATGATTGAAATCAGTACACTTAGCCTTTGAAAACAACATccatttgttagttttttttttttttttttttttttttttggaatttaaacTAACTTCATGTTTAATAGTAATATATGAAGAGTATTAAAAGAGTGTTGCAAGTTTACAATGGTTGCCTATATAGAATTtgcagaaaaatacaaaattgtgtcatcagcataaaaATGGAATTAGTATGAATCCAAAGAAGAAGCAATGtcattaatataaactgcaAATAGAACTGGTCCCAAAACATAACCCTGTGGAACACCCTTACTGATATGCAAATGCTCAGACTGGACATCACCCATTTTTCAGAGAGATAGTTCTCAAACCACAAATAGCCCTGGTGGTTGAGGCCCATGTGAGACAGACAACCCAGACGCAAAGATGATCCGAAGTATCAAAGACTTTATACAGGTCTACAAACAGAGCGGCACAGGACTTTCTGTTGTCCAGATCTAAAAACCAAGGATATGGCTGAAGTAATGCTATGCTTAGGCCTAAATCCAGATTGGTAAGGGCTAACCtaatattagaaaatattaCCTTTGCTTTTTCTTGATCCTCAACGGTGACATCCTGACTTGAAGATGGGGCAGTTTGACAAAGACTGAACACCACTGCAGTGATCAGTGTGAAAACTACACAATGGTCCATTGCTCCAGCCATCATCTTCTGCAGAAAAGAGACTAGAAAATTTCTATCAACCCAACTCACCTCCCTATTTATAACATGGAGGGCGTGGACACAGGTCCGCTTTTTCGTAATTTTGAGATATACAAAGCCTGTTTGGGTTACCAGATACAGTATGCATCCAGTACAAGTCTCATTGCTGAGCAGGGTAATACTGGGATGTGCCTAGACAGGCCCTTGGCCTCAGGAGTAAGGGACTGTGAAGTTACGGTGATGGGGAGGAGGGTGCCCACGCTGAGGTTCACGATATCCTTGCGACAGATCTGAGAACAGATTAAGAGATGTGTTGCAACACATGTGAAACCTTCTTTACGTAACACTATTGCAGTGGGCTCAAATCCGAGACAATCCGATGTCCTGCTATGGCTACAAGTGCCGTCTTGCATTGTGATGCTGTGCTCATGTTTATTAGTAtcattatttaatcaattaCTGAAGTGAGACCATAATcgattttaaatggtttatggactgcatttacatagcgattttatccaaagcgctttacaattgatgccactcattcaccagagcagttaggggttaggtgtcttgctcaaggacacttcgacatgcccagggcggggatcgaaccgggaACCCTCTGACTTCCAggcaaccgctcttacctcctgcgTTACGTCAATTTTACAAGAGAGACCACTTTAACAATCACGAAACTAAATTCAGGCTTTTTTTGGAGGTTTATGTATTGCAGTTAATTTCACTGTAACAAAACCGATCTATTTGGGCTGAAAATGGTCACACAATCCCAGAAAATTGGGAATGTCCAATGGTGTGTCATAAGTAGTTTGGAATACATTGTTCCTGCAGGAGCCACGTGTTTTACCACAAGAAACCGACACTTTCATGCTTGGGATATATTGTGTTTGAAATCACTCACTCATCCATTCCAAACCTCTGAAAATTTTCACtgaattttcattcaaatacCGAAAAATGCAGGTGCATAAGGGGTCAGAGCCAGGGTTAcaatatttgtccttttttGACCAGGGTTTGCCCTCAGAAAACGCACGGTTTAAAGCGCATggtgcaagtgcatttagggcgtgtccaaatccacttttgctagtttaacggcggataatctgaCCCCAAAGTAAGGCCCATAGTTCAAGGGGGTtgaatcagagtgtcatctcccattccctttaaaagccaggtgcgcttgcactTTGGTGGATTGCTATTGCATTTGTTCATGCACTGTGTCTTATCTTTATTTATCTCCATTTATTTGGTTCTGGTaatcttttcattttggttCTGGTCACTCAAAGACGACTTTTCTGCTGTGTAGTAAAATGGGCCATCATTACAGATGGTTTCAGTAGCTATTTTATATATTCTAGATACACTACCTTCAGAAAGTATTTGTATCCTTGAactctttttacattttgttttgttataccTTATTttgttaatgcatttaaatatagttTCCTCTTCACCAACATAATACATGATGGTGCAAAAATATCTGTATGTTTGTATGCACATTGGAGTTCTATGAACTTTAGCCCATTCCTTCTTGCAAATTCCCTCCAACTCTGCCAAGTAATAAGAACAGTATCAGTGACTTCAGGCCATACCAGAGAGTTTCAATGGGCTTTGGCCAGGCCATTCTAGAAAATTGACCTTCTTGTTTTTAAGATATTCTGTTAAACATTTAGTTCAAAGTTCAATGTTATAAGCAATACAGTAAAAGTGCTTCAGTAAGTTCTTGACCAAAGCAAGCAATTATCAAAATAAGACAAAGTTCTTTAGGagtgatgtcattttgttttccacccagctagctagcaacatgCCATTAATGCTTTACATAAAGACATTTCCTGAGTGGGCCTAACATTGAAAGCTGAAAGACTGTTGGTGTTGTCCAAATAACTCTtgag is from Anguilla anguilla isolate fAngAng1 chromosome 9, fAngAng1.pri, whole genome shotgun sequence and encodes:
- the mmp30 gene encoding matrix metallopeptidase 30; this translates as MAGAMDHCVVFTLITAVVFSLCQTAPSSSQDVTVEDQEKAKHYLSQFFPVVGSSGSKGRGIGPTNFTERLQSMQEFFGLEVTGKLDSNTLELMSKPRCGVSDVSRYQHFSGSPKWEKSKVTYRITQYTRHLNQKEVDATISQAFKLYSDVIPLDFQQINSGTADIMILFKGGYHGDSSPFDGPSGVLAHAMSPGQGVGGDTHFDDDEKWTLTQRGINLLLVAAHEFGHALGLDHSRDRTALMYPNYKYVDTRGYKLPRDDRLGVQALYGVRTPKPKPEPTPNLKPEPTPGPKPKPTPEPKPGPKPEQCDPDLVFDAATSIMDALYFFKDGYYWKRNSYYEDISLNTVKSTWPPISSVDAAYEYRRKNVAFLFSGGQYWGVRGETILPSYPKPISKFGFPSSVTKIDSALHVPWSGRTLFFVQNKYWSFNERRGRMDRGYPRYIAKDFRGIGSKVDAAFEFYGFLYLSEGAKQSAYNYRFRRLEPGYLNNEWLDCNNQADYQYS